From the Astatotilapia calliptera chromosome 6, fAstCal1.2, whole genome shotgun sequence genome, one window contains:
- the pds5a gene encoding sister chromatid cohesion protein PDS5 homolog A isoform X1, with protein MEFPQQQKPAGEGIIYPPGVKEITDKISNDEMVKRLKMVVKTYMDMDQDSEEEKQQYLGLALHLASEFFLRNPNKDVRLLVACCLADIFRIYAPEAPYTSHDKLKDIFLFITRQLKGLEDTKSPQFNRYFYLLENLAWVKSYNICFELEDCNEIFIQLFKTLFSVINNSHNHKVQMHMLDLMSSIIMEGDGVTQELLDTILINLIPAHKNLNKQAYDLAKTLLKRTVQTIETCIANFFNQVLVMGKSSVSDLSEHVFDLIQELFAIDPMLLTSVMPQLEFKLKSNDGEERLAVVRLLAKLFGAKDSELASQNRPLWQCFLGRFNDIHVPVRLECVKFASHCLMNHPDLAKDLTEYLKVRSHDPEEAIRHDVIVTIINAGKKDLNLVNDQLLGFVRERTLDKRWRVRKEAMMGLAQLYKKYCLHHEAGKESAQKISWIKDKLLHIYYQNSIDDKLLVEKIFAQYMVPHNLDTEEKMKCLYYLYACLDTNAVKALNEMWKCQNMLRGLVKELLDLHKLPVSEANNTAMFGKLMSIAKNLPDAGKAQDFMKKFNQVLGEDEKLRVQLEMLISPTCSCKQAEICVREITRKLTFPKQPTNPFLEMVKFLLERIAPVHIDSEAISALVKLLNKSIEGTADDDEEGVTPDTAIRSGLELLKVLSFTHPTAFHSAETYESLLQCLKMEDDKVAEAAIQIFRNTGQKIETELQQIRSTLIPILHQKAKRGTPHQAKQAVHCIHAIFNNKEVQLAQIFEPLSRSLNADVPEQLITPLVSLGHISMLAPDQFASPMKSIVANFIVKDLLMNDRSVGNKNGKLWTTDEEVSPEVLAKVQAIKLLVRWLLGMKNNQSKSANSTLRLLSAMLVSEGDLTEQKKISKSDMSRLRLAAGGAIMKLAQEPCYHEIITPEQFQLCGLVINDECYQVRQIFAQKLHLALVKLLLPLEYLAVFALCAKDPVKERRAHARQCLLKNISVRREYIKQNPLAQEKLVSLLPEYVVPYMIHLLAHDPDFTKPHEYEQLKDIKECLWFMLEVLMTKNENNSHAFLRKMVENIKQTKDAQCPDDAKANEKLYIVCDVALFVIANKSTACHLDCPKEPVLPSKFFLIQDKDFKNDKEYLTAEMRQMLLTGKPKPAPVLGAVNKPLTVPGRRIFTKTTTASDTTSNTSTNSSPLSSTINKNSNSSSTIESSESRAQENNENPVIKAEEVKKVEPSQKAAPDAGTEASPVKRRGRPPKSAAAAPVAADKEGGAAPVGGGTSRGRKRAADPNSNPSAESINIKMSKQQQQNDEGTKRQIDLQR; from the exons ATGGTGGTGAAGACATACATGGACATGGATCAAGACTCAGAAGAGGAAAAGCAGCAATACCTCGGCCTGGCACTCCACCTTGCATCAGAGTTCTTCCTTAGGAACCCCAATAAAGATGTTCGGCTACTAGTGGCCTGCTGCCTGGCTGATATCTTCAGGATCTATGCCCCTGAGGCTCCCTATACCTCCCATGATAAACTCAAG GacatcttcctcttcatcactAGACAGTTAAAGGGACTAGAAGACACCAAGAGTCCTCAGTTTAACCGATACTTCTACCTGCTGGAG AACCTGGCTTGGGTGAAGTCGTACAACATTTGCTTTGAGCTGGAGGACTGCAATGAGATCTTCATCCAGCTTTTCAAAACACTCTTCTCTGTTATCAA TAACAGCCATAACCACAAGGTACAGATGCACATGTTGGATCTGATGAGTTCTATCATCATGGAGGGAGATGGTGTCACACAGGAGCTGCTGGACACCATCCTCATTAATCTCATCCCTGCACACAAG AATCTGAACAAGCAAGCATATGATCTTGCTAAGACTCTGCTGAAGAGGACTGTCCAGACCATCGAGACATGTATTGCAAAT tTCTTCAATCAGGTTTTAGTGATGGGCAAGTCATCAGTCAGCGATTTATCAGAGCACGTCTTTGACCTCATCCAGGAACTGTTTGCCATTGATCCTATGCTGCTTACCTCTGTCATGCCACAGCTGGAGTTCAAGCTTAAG AGCAATGATGGTGAGGAGCGTCTTGCTGTTGTACGGTTGCTGGCAAAGTTGTTCGGGGCCAAAGACTCTGAGCTGGCCTCGCAGAACAGACCGTTGTGGCAGTGCTTCCTAGGACG GTTCAATGACATCCATGTACCAGTCAGGCTAGAGTGTGTAAAGTTTGCCAGCCACTGCCTCATGAACCACCCAGACTTGGCAAAAGACCTGAcag AGTATTTGAAGGTGCGTTCCCACGACCCAGAGGAAGCCATTCGTCATGATGTCATCGTCACCATCATTAATGCTGGGAAAAAAGACCTCAACTTGGTCAATGACCAGCTGTTAGGCTTTGTACGGGAAAGGACCTTAGACAAGAGG TGGCGTGTGCGTAAGGAGGCCATGATGGGCCTGGCTCAGCTTTACAAGAAATACTGTCTGCACCACGAGGCTGGAAAAGAGTCTGCCCAAAAGATCAGCTGGATCAAAGACAAACTGCTGCACATCTACTACCAGAACAGCATCGACGACAA GTTATTAGTTGAGAAGATCTTTGCCCAGTACATGGTCCCTCACAATCTTGATACAGAGGAGAAGATGAAATGCCTCTACTACCTGTATGCCTGCCTGGACACGAACGCTGTCAA GGCCCTGAATGAGATGTGGAAGTGTCAGAACATGCTCAGAGGCCTCGTCAAGGAGCTGCTTGACCTCCACAAGCTGCCAGTG TCTGAGGCCAACAACACAGCAATGTTTGGGAAGTTGATGAGTATTGCCA AGAACCTCCCAGATGCTGGGAAAGCTCAGGACTTCATGAAGAAGTTCAATCAGGTACTCGGTGAGGATGAGAAGCTCCGAGTTCAGCTGGAGATGCTCATCAGTCCGACGTGCTCCTGTAAACAAGCTGAGATTTGTGTG AGGGAAATCACTCGGAAGTTGACGTTCCCCAAACAGCCCACTAACCCGTTCCTGGAGATGGTGAAGTTCCTGTTGGAGCGTATTGCTCCTGTTCACATCGACTCTGAAGCCATCAG TGCTCTGGTAAAGCTGTTGAACAAGTCTATTGAGGGcacagctgatgatgatgaggaaggTGTTACCCCTGATACAGCCATCCGCTCAGGACTGGAGCTACTCAAG GTTCTGTCTTTCACCCACCCCACCGCATTTCACTCGGCAGAGACCTACGAGTCTCTGCTCCAGTGTTTGAAGATGGAGGATGACAAAGTTGCAGAGGCAGCCATCCAGATTTTCAGAAACACTGGGCAGAAGATCGAGACGGAATTACAGCAGATAAGATC GACTCTGATTCCTATCTTGCATCAGAAGGCCAAGCGGGGCACCCCTCACCAGGCCAAGCAGGCTGTTCACTGTATTCATGCCATCTTCAACAACAAGGAAGTGCAGCTGGCACAGATTTTTGAG CCTCTGTCACGTAGTCTGAACGCAGACGTCCCAGAGCAGCTCATCACGCCTCTCGTGTCCTTGGGCCATATCTCCATGCTGGCTCCAGATCAGTTTGCTTCCCCAATGAAATCCATTGTTGCCAACTTCATCGTGAAGGACTTGCTCATGAATGACCGG TCGGTAGGAAACAAGAATGGAAAACTGTGGACCACTGATGAGGAAGTCTCACCGGAAGTTCTTGCTAAG GTTCAGGCCATCAAACTGCTCGTGCGTTGGTTACTAGGAATGAAGAACAACCAATCCAAGTCAGCGAACTCCACCCTGCGCCTGCTGTCAGCCATGTTGGTCAGCGAAGGAGACCTCACAGAGCAGAAGAAGATCAG TAAATCGGACATGTCCCGTCTGAGGCTGGCTGCAGGTGGAGCCATTATGAAGTTGGCACAAGAGCCGTGTTACCATGAAATCATCACACCTGAGCAGTTTCAGCTGTGTGGCCTCGTTATCAAT GACGAGTGCTACCAGGTTCGTCAGATCTTTGCACAGAAGTTGCACCTGGCTCTTGTGAAATTGCTGCTGCCCCTCGAATACCTGGCTGTGTTCGCTCTGTGCGCCAAGGACCCGGTGAAGGAGCGCCGCGCACATGCCCGACAGTGCCTCCTCAAAAACATCTCCGTCCGCAGAGAGTACATCAAACAAAACCCCCTCGCTCAGG AAAAACTTGTCTCTCTTCTTCCTGAGTATGTGGTTCCTTACATGATCCACCTGCTGGCTCATGACCCAGACTTCACAAAACCGCATGAATATGAGCAGCTCAAAGACATCAAAGA ATGCCTGTGGTTCATGCTTGAAGTGCTGATGACCAAGAATGAGAACAACAGTCATGCCTTTCTTAGGAAGATGGTAGAAAATATCAAACAAACCAAGGATGCTCAGTGTCCTGATGATGCAAAGGCCAACGAG AAACTGTACATTGTCTGTGACGTCGCTCTCTTCGTGATCGCCAACAAGAGCACTGCGTGTCACCTGGATTGTCCGAAAGAGCCTGTCTTACCCTCCAAGTTCTTCCTCATACAGGacaag GACTTCAAAAACGATAAAGAGTATTTGACGGCAGAAATGAGACAAATGCTGCTCACTGGAAAG CCCAAACCAGCTCCTGTGTTAGGAGCAGTGAACAAGCCTCTGACGGTACCAGGGAGGAGGATCTTCACCAAGACCACCACAGCTTCAGACACAACCAGTAACACCAGCACCAACTCCTCTCCTCTGAGCTCAACAATCAACAAGAACAG TAACAGCAGCTCTACCATTGAGTCATCAGAGAgcagagcacaggaaaacaatgAGAACCCAGTCATCAAGGCTGAAGAGGTGAAGAAG GTCGAGCCCAGTCAGAAAGCAGCTCCCGATGCCGGGACAGAAGCGTCGCCTGTCAAACGACGTGGTCGCCCGCCTaaatcagctgctgctgctccagtaGCAGCTGACAAAGAGGGAGGAGCGGCACCAGTGGGGGGTGGAACCAGCAGAGGCAGGAAAAGGGCAGCTGACCCCAACTCGAACCCGTCTGCAGAGTCAATCAACATCAAGATgtcaaaacagcagcagcagaatgaCGAAgggacaaagagacagattgaCCTGCAGAG GTAA
- the pds5a gene encoding sister chromatid cohesion protein PDS5 homolog A isoform X2, giving the protein MEFPQQQKPAGEGIIYPPGVKEITDKISNDEMVKRLKMVVKTYMDMDQDSEEEKQQYLGLALHLASEFFLRNPNKDVRLLVACCLADIFRIYAPEAPYTSHDKLKDIFLFITRQLKGLEDTKSPQFNRYFYLLENLAWVKSYNICFELEDCNEIFIQLFKTLFSVINNSHNHKVQMHMLDLMSSIIMEGDGVTQELLDTILINLIPAHKNLNKQAYDLAKTLLKRTVQTIETCIANFFNQVLVMGKSSVSDLSEHVFDLIQELFAIDPMLLTSVMPQLEFKLKSNDGEERLAVVRLLAKLFGAKDSELASQNRPLWQCFLGRFNDIHVPVRLECVKFASHCLMNHPDLAKDLTEYLKVRSHDPEEAIRHDVIVTIINAGKKDLNLVNDQLLGFVRERTLDKRWRVRKEAMMGLAQLYKKYCLHHEAGKESAQKISWIKDKLLHIYYQNSIDDKLLVEKIFAQYMVPHNLDTEEKMKCLYYLYACLDTNAVKALNEMWKCQNMLRGLVKELLDLHKLPVSEANNTAMFGKLMSIAKNLPDAGKAQDFMKKFNQVLGEDEKLRVQLEMLISPTCSCKQAEICVREITRKLTFPKQPTNPFLEMVKFLLERIAPVHIDSEAISALVKLLNKSIEGTADDDEEGVTPDTAIRSGLELLKVLSFTHPTAFHSAETYESLLQCLKMEDDKVAEAAIQIFRNTGQKIETELQQIRSTLIPILHQKAKRGTPHQAKQAVHCIHAIFNNKEVQLAQIFEPLSRSLNADVPEQLITPLVSLGHISMLAPDQFASPMKSIVANFIVKDLLMNDRSVGNKNGKLWTTDEEVSPEVLAKVQAIKLLVRWLLGMKNNQSKSANSTLRLLSAMLVSEGDLTEQKKISKSDMSRLRLAAGGAIMKLAQEPCYHEIITPEQFQLCGLVINDECYQVRQIFAQKLHLALVKLLLPLEYLAVFALCAKDPVKERRAHARQCLLKNISVRREYIKQNPLAQEKLVSLLPEYVVPYMIHLLAHDPDFTKPHEYEQLKDIKECLWFMLEVLMTKNENNSHAFLRKMVENIKQTKDAQCPDDAKANEKLYIVCDVALFVIANKSTACHLDCPKEPVLPSKFFLIQDKDFKNDKEYLTAEMRQMLLTGKPKPAPVLGAVNKPLTVPGRRIFTKTTTASDTTSNTSTNSSPLSSTINKNSSSTIESSESRAQENNENPVIKAEEVKKVEPSQKAAPDAGTEASPVKRRGRPPKSAAAAPVAADKEGGAAPVGGGTSRGRKRAADPNSNPSAESINIKMSKQQQQNDEGTKRQIDLQR; this is encoded by the exons ATGGTGGTGAAGACATACATGGACATGGATCAAGACTCAGAAGAGGAAAAGCAGCAATACCTCGGCCTGGCACTCCACCTTGCATCAGAGTTCTTCCTTAGGAACCCCAATAAAGATGTTCGGCTACTAGTGGCCTGCTGCCTGGCTGATATCTTCAGGATCTATGCCCCTGAGGCTCCCTATACCTCCCATGATAAACTCAAG GacatcttcctcttcatcactAGACAGTTAAAGGGACTAGAAGACACCAAGAGTCCTCAGTTTAACCGATACTTCTACCTGCTGGAG AACCTGGCTTGGGTGAAGTCGTACAACATTTGCTTTGAGCTGGAGGACTGCAATGAGATCTTCATCCAGCTTTTCAAAACACTCTTCTCTGTTATCAA TAACAGCCATAACCACAAGGTACAGATGCACATGTTGGATCTGATGAGTTCTATCATCATGGAGGGAGATGGTGTCACACAGGAGCTGCTGGACACCATCCTCATTAATCTCATCCCTGCACACAAG AATCTGAACAAGCAAGCATATGATCTTGCTAAGACTCTGCTGAAGAGGACTGTCCAGACCATCGAGACATGTATTGCAAAT tTCTTCAATCAGGTTTTAGTGATGGGCAAGTCATCAGTCAGCGATTTATCAGAGCACGTCTTTGACCTCATCCAGGAACTGTTTGCCATTGATCCTATGCTGCTTACCTCTGTCATGCCACAGCTGGAGTTCAAGCTTAAG AGCAATGATGGTGAGGAGCGTCTTGCTGTTGTACGGTTGCTGGCAAAGTTGTTCGGGGCCAAAGACTCTGAGCTGGCCTCGCAGAACAGACCGTTGTGGCAGTGCTTCCTAGGACG GTTCAATGACATCCATGTACCAGTCAGGCTAGAGTGTGTAAAGTTTGCCAGCCACTGCCTCATGAACCACCCAGACTTGGCAAAAGACCTGAcag AGTATTTGAAGGTGCGTTCCCACGACCCAGAGGAAGCCATTCGTCATGATGTCATCGTCACCATCATTAATGCTGGGAAAAAAGACCTCAACTTGGTCAATGACCAGCTGTTAGGCTTTGTACGGGAAAGGACCTTAGACAAGAGG TGGCGTGTGCGTAAGGAGGCCATGATGGGCCTGGCTCAGCTTTACAAGAAATACTGTCTGCACCACGAGGCTGGAAAAGAGTCTGCCCAAAAGATCAGCTGGATCAAAGACAAACTGCTGCACATCTACTACCAGAACAGCATCGACGACAA GTTATTAGTTGAGAAGATCTTTGCCCAGTACATGGTCCCTCACAATCTTGATACAGAGGAGAAGATGAAATGCCTCTACTACCTGTATGCCTGCCTGGACACGAACGCTGTCAA GGCCCTGAATGAGATGTGGAAGTGTCAGAACATGCTCAGAGGCCTCGTCAAGGAGCTGCTTGACCTCCACAAGCTGCCAGTG TCTGAGGCCAACAACACAGCAATGTTTGGGAAGTTGATGAGTATTGCCA AGAACCTCCCAGATGCTGGGAAAGCTCAGGACTTCATGAAGAAGTTCAATCAGGTACTCGGTGAGGATGAGAAGCTCCGAGTTCAGCTGGAGATGCTCATCAGTCCGACGTGCTCCTGTAAACAAGCTGAGATTTGTGTG AGGGAAATCACTCGGAAGTTGACGTTCCCCAAACAGCCCACTAACCCGTTCCTGGAGATGGTGAAGTTCCTGTTGGAGCGTATTGCTCCTGTTCACATCGACTCTGAAGCCATCAG TGCTCTGGTAAAGCTGTTGAACAAGTCTATTGAGGGcacagctgatgatgatgaggaaggTGTTACCCCTGATACAGCCATCCGCTCAGGACTGGAGCTACTCAAG GTTCTGTCTTTCACCCACCCCACCGCATTTCACTCGGCAGAGACCTACGAGTCTCTGCTCCAGTGTTTGAAGATGGAGGATGACAAAGTTGCAGAGGCAGCCATCCAGATTTTCAGAAACACTGGGCAGAAGATCGAGACGGAATTACAGCAGATAAGATC GACTCTGATTCCTATCTTGCATCAGAAGGCCAAGCGGGGCACCCCTCACCAGGCCAAGCAGGCTGTTCACTGTATTCATGCCATCTTCAACAACAAGGAAGTGCAGCTGGCACAGATTTTTGAG CCTCTGTCACGTAGTCTGAACGCAGACGTCCCAGAGCAGCTCATCACGCCTCTCGTGTCCTTGGGCCATATCTCCATGCTGGCTCCAGATCAGTTTGCTTCCCCAATGAAATCCATTGTTGCCAACTTCATCGTGAAGGACTTGCTCATGAATGACCGG TCGGTAGGAAACAAGAATGGAAAACTGTGGACCACTGATGAGGAAGTCTCACCGGAAGTTCTTGCTAAG GTTCAGGCCATCAAACTGCTCGTGCGTTGGTTACTAGGAATGAAGAACAACCAATCCAAGTCAGCGAACTCCACCCTGCGCCTGCTGTCAGCCATGTTGGTCAGCGAAGGAGACCTCACAGAGCAGAAGAAGATCAG TAAATCGGACATGTCCCGTCTGAGGCTGGCTGCAGGTGGAGCCATTATGAAGTTGGCACAAGAGCCGTGTTACCATGAAATCATCACACCTGAGCAGTTTCAGCTGTGTGGCCTCGTTATCAAT GACGAGTGCTACCAGGTTCGTCAGATCTTTGCACAGAAGTTGCACCTGGCTCTTGTGAAATTGCTGCTGCCCCTCGAATACCTGGCTGTGTTCGCTCTGTGCGCCAAGGACCCGGTGAAGGAGCGCCGCGCACATGCCCGACAGTGCCTCCTCAAAAACATCTCCGTCCGCAGAGAGTACATCAAACAAAACCCCCTCGCTCAGG AAAAACTTGTCTCTCTTCTTCCTGAGTATGTGGTTCCTTACATGATCCACCTGCTGGCTCATGACCCAGACTTCACAAAACCGCATGAATATGAGCAGCTCAAAGACATCAAAGA ATGCCTGTGGTTCATGCTTGAAGTGCTGATGACCAAGAATGAGAACAACAGTCATGCCTTTCTTAGGAAGATGGTAGAAAATATCAAACAAACCAAGGATGCTCAGTGTCCTGATGATGCAAAGGCCAACGAG AAACTGTACATTGTCTGTGACGTCGCTCTCTTCGTGATCGCCAACAAGAGCACTGCGTGTCACCTGGATTGTCCGAAAGAGCCTGTCTTACCCTCCAAGTTCTTCCTCATACAGGacaag GACTTCAAAAACGATAAAGAGTATTTGACGGCAGAAATGAGACAAATGCTGCTCACTGGAAAG CCCAAACCAGCTCCTGTGTTAGGAGCAGTGAACAAGCCTCTGACGGTACCAGGGAGGAGGATCTTCACCAAGACCACCACAGCTTCAGACACAACCAGTAACACCAGCACCAACTCCTCTCCTCTGAGCTCAACAATCAACAAGAACAG CAGCTCTACCATTGAGTCATCAGAGAgcagagcacaggaaaacaatgAGAACCCAGTCATCAAGGCTGAAGAGGTGAAGAAG GTCGAGCCCAGTCAGAAAGCAGCTCCCGATGCCGGGACAGAAGCGTCGCCTGTCAAACGACGTGGTCGCCCGCCTaaatcagctgctgctgctccagtaGCAGCTGACAAAGAGGGAGGAGCGGCACCAGTGGGGGGTGGAACCAGCAGAGGCAGGAAAAGGGCAGCTGACCCCAACTCGAACCCGTCTGCAGAGTCAATCAACATCAAGATgtcaaaacagcagcagcagaatgaCGAAgggacaaagagacagattgaCCTGCAGAG GTAA